In Methanothermus fervidus DSM 2088, a single genomic region encodes these proteins:
- a CDS encoding ribonucleoside-diphosphate reductase, adenosylcobalamin-dependent (COGs: COG0209 Ribonucleotide reductase alpha subunit~InterPro IPR006141: IPR008926: IPR013509: IPR000788: IPR 003587: IPR003586: IPR013344~KEGG: mth:MTH652 ribonucleotide reductase, large subunit~PFAM: ribonucleotide reductase large subunit; Ribonucleotide reductase large subunit domain protein~SMART: Hedgehog/intein hint domain protein~SPTR: Q647Z9 Ribonucleoside-diphosphate reductase~TIGRFAM: ribonucleoside-diphosphate reductase, adenosylcobalamin-dependent~PFAM: Ribonucleotide reductase, all-alpha domain; Ribonucleotide reductase, barrel domain~TIGRFAM: ribonucleoside-diphosphate reductase, adenosylcobalamin-dependent; intein N-terminal splicing region; intein C-terminal splicing region), whose translation MKLSKNALEVLKRRYLRRNEKGEVIETPKEMFRRVAHHVAKADTIYGEKDISETEEKFYNIMKNFEFLPNSPTLMNAGTAIGQLSACFVLPVGDSIEEIFDALKYMALIHKSGGGVGFSFSKLRPKGDVVASTGGVASGPVSFMRIFDVATDVIKQGGRRRGANMGVLRYDHPDIEEFIESKKVEGKFSNFNISVAADEKFMDAVIKNKEYELINPRNKKVVKKVKARNIFRKIVKMAWSHGDPGMIFLDHINKHNPTPHLGKIEATNPCVTADTWVMTSKGPRKVKNLINTKFIAVVNGKEYISETGFFPTGVKPVYKIITKEGFELRATEDHMVLKKNKNGFEWVRVHELKPGDKLVMNNHRGYNWKGISKNISCLDEEAEIASKKSYLEFINKLDYDDLNYEKLKILQRMLLRLGVFSKIKKEKLIIEDDNTEFTSTVKKIEFDGIETVYDTQIPGINAFDANGFYVHNCGEQPLLPYESCNLGSINLTKIVKNKKIDWKKLRRITRIAIHFLDNVIDVNKYPTKEIEKMTKKTRKVGLGVMGFADMLIKLGIPYDSPKALQIAEKLMNFISKEARKKSVELGEERGSFPSFKGSKWEKEGYEHMRNATTTTIAPTGTLSIIANVSSSIEPIFAIAFIREVMEGTVLLEIHPLFEKIAKERGFYSLDLMKKIAKKGSIQDFDEIPEDIRRLFVTSHDIDPIWHVKMQAAFQKYVDNAVSKTVNLPKDAKPKDVERVFLTAYKLGCKGITVYRYGSKREQVLKLNADRYIVAKSEYAGACTDTTCPS comes from the coding sequence ATGAAACTAAGTAAAAATGCATTAGAAGTTTTAAAAAGGAGATATTTACGGCGGAACGAAAAAGGGGAAGTAATAGAGACTCCTAAAGAAATGTTTAGAAGAGTAGCTCACCATGTAGCTAAAGCTGACACCATATATGGTGAAAAAGATATTTCAGAAACTGAAGAAAAATTTTATAATATAATGAAAAATTTTGAATTTTTACCTAATTCACCAACGCTTATGAATGCTGGAACGGCAATAGGTCAATTATCTGCTTGTTTTGTATTGCCTGTTGGAGATTCTATTGAAGAAATATTTGATGCATTGAAATACATGGCATTAATTCATAAATCTGGAGGCGGTGTAGGATTTTCTTTTTCTAAATTAAGACCAAAGGGAGATGTAGTTGCATCTACTGGGGGAGTAGCTTCAGGACCTGTATCTTTTATGAGAATATTTGATGTAGCAACAGATGTTATAAAACAAGGTGGTAGAAGACGCGGGGCAAACATGGGTGTACTTCGATATGATCATCCTGATATTGAAGAGTTTATAGAATCAAAAAAAGTAGAAGGAAAATTTTCTAATTTTAACATTTCCGTGGCAGCAGATGAAAAATTCATGGACGCTGTAATAAAAAACAAAGAATACGAATTAATAAATCCAAGGAATAAAAAAGTTGTAAAAAAAGTTAAAGCAAGAAATATTTTTAGGAAGATAGTGAAAATGGCTTGGTCCCATGGAGATCCTGGAATGATATTTCTGGACCATATAAATAAACATAATCCAACACCACATTTGGGAAAAATAGAAGCTACGAACCCTTGTGTCACTGCAGATACTTGGGTTATGACATCAAAAGGCCCTAGAAAAGTTAAAAATCTAATAAATACCAAATTTATAGCTGTTGTAAATGGAAAAGAATATATATCTGAAACTGGATTTTTCCCAACAGGTGTTAAACCTGTTTATAAAATTATTACAAAAGAAGGATTTGAACTACGTGCAACTGAGGATCATATGGTTTTAAAAAAGAATAAAAATGGGTTTGAATGGGTAAGAGTTCATGAATTAAAACCTGGTGACAAACTAGTTATGAACAATCACAGAGGTTATAATTGGAAAGGAATATCAAAAAATATTTCATGTTTAGATGAAGAAGCTGAAATAGCATCGAAAAAATCTTATTTAGAATTTATCAATAAGCTAGATTATGATGATCTCAACTATGAAAAATTGAAGATATTACAACGTATGTTACTTAGATTAGGAGTGTTTTCAAAAATTAAAAAAGAAAAATTAATTATAGAAGATGATAATACAGAATTTACATCAACTGTTAAAAAAATAGAATTTGATGGAATTGAAACTGTGTATGATACGCAAATACCTGGAATAAATGCTTTTGATGCAAATGGTTTTTATGTGCATAATTGTGGCGAACAACCATTATTACCATATGAATCCTGTAATTTAGGATCTATAAATCTTACTAAAATTGTAAAAAATAAAAAAATAGATTGGAAAAAACTTAGAAGAATTACAAGGATTGCAATTCATTTTTTAGACAATGTAATTGATGTAAATAAATATCCAACTAAAGAAATTGAAAAAATGACAAAAAAGACACGTAAAGTTGGTTTAGGGGTTATGGGATTTGCAGACATGCTTATAAAATTAGGAATTCCATACGATTCTCCAAAAGCTCTTCAAATTGCAGAAAAACTCATGAATTTTATAAGTAAGGAAGCTAGAAAAAAATCTGTAGAACTTGGTGAAGAAAGAGGATCATTTCCCTCATTTAAAGGTAGTAAGTGGGAAAAAGAAGGGTATGAACACATGAGAAATGCAACTACAACTACAATTGCACCTACAGGAACCTTAAGTATAATAGCAAACGTTAGTAGTAGTATAGAACCAATATTTGCAATAGCATTTATAAGAGAAGTCATGGAAGGCACTGTACTTCTTGAAATTCATCCATTATTTGAAAAAATTGCAAAAGAAAGAGGCTTTTATTCATTGGATTTAATGAAAAAAATTGCAAAGAAAGGATCTATACAGGATTTTGATGAAATACCAGAGGATATTAGGCGTTTATTTGTTACAAGTCATGATATTGATCCAATTTGGCATGTTAAAATGCAGGCAGCATTTCAAAAGTATGTGGATAATGCAGTATCAAAGACTGTTAATCTCCCCAAAGATGCTAAGCCAAAAGACGTTGAAAGAGTTTTCTTGACTGCCTACAAATTAGGATGTAAAGGTATAACCGTTTATAGATACGGTAGTAAACGAGAACAGGTGCTAAAATTAAATGCAGATCGATATATAGTAGCAAAATCAGAATATGCAGGTGCATGTACAGATACAACTTGTCCAAGTTAA
- a CDS encoding Creatininase (COGs: COG1402 Uncharacterized protein putative amidase~InterPro IPR003785~KEGG: mth:MTH651 hypothetical protein~PFAM: Creatininase~SPTR: O26747 Conserved protein~PFAM: Creatinine amidohydrolase) — protein MESRFIKAERDTKLKLNYDAGNIISPKVHSVGVLALGSYLENHGPVLPIDTDIKIASYLALNASIKTGAKFIGTVYPATEYPYVKHGIHVSVKDLIENIVSIMKLANKYIGIDKSVIVNAHGGNLPLKKHINVIERETGMKIVMNNKIVEIEGPHAGSGETSLGYVIGIADVERMNEIDFKKYPEIGMVGLKSARKLNKKIDEGAKIVEKEGVKINPKLGRKLLNIALNDIINDIKHLIRMDKNETK, from the coding sequence ATGGAATCTAGATTTATAAAAGCTGAAAGGGATACAAAGCTGAAGCTAAATTATGATGCAGGGAATATCATATCACCTAAAGTACATAGTGTAGGTGTATTGGCACTTGGTTCATATCTTGAAAATCATGGCCCTGTATTACCAATAGATACAGATATCAAAATAGCTTCATATTTAGCTTTAAATGCAAGTATAAAAACAGGAGCTAAATTTATTGGCACTGTTTATCCAGCAACAGAATATCCATATGTAAAGCATGGTATACACGTATCAGTGAAAGATTTGATTGAAAATATTGTTTCTATCATGAAATTAGCAAACAAATATATTGGGATAGATAAATCTGTCATTGTAAATGCACATGGAGGAAATTTACCACTCAAAAAACATATAAATGTAATAGAGAGAGAAACAGGTATGAAAATCGTAATGAACAATAAAATTGTGGAGATAGAAGGTCCCCATGCAGGTAGTGGGGAAACTTCACTAGGCTATGTTATAGGAATAGCAGATGTAGAAAGAATGAATGAAATTGATTTTAAAAAATATCCAGAAATTGGCATGGTTGGTTTAAAATCTGCTAGAAAATTAAATAAAAAAATAGATGAGGGAGCTAAAATTGTAGAGAAAGAAGGAGTAAAAATAAATCCTAAACTTGGAAGAAAATTATTAAATATTGCTTTAAATGATATTATAAATGATATAAAACACCTGATTAGAATGGATAAAAATGAAACTAAGTAA
- a CDS encoding RNA-binding protein, containing PUA domain protein (COGs: COG2016 RNA-binding protein (contains PUA domain)~InterPro IPR016437: IPR002478: IPR015947: IPR004521~KEGG: mfe:Mefer_1390 PUA domain containing protein~PFAM: PUA domain containing protein~SMART: PUA domain containing protein~SPTR: C7P9G5 PUA domain containing protein~PFAM: Domain of unknown function (DUF1947); PUA domain~TIGRFAM: arCOG04150 universal archaeal PUA-domain protein; uncharacterized domain 2), translating into MKVKKRHFLKKKEIKKIKDKLDEYSEIISEDSNVEIAYTTEFPLILVNKEPFAILYNEKIIPTLKAIIKTNIKPKKKVIVDMGAIKYISNGADVMCPGIVKADSKIKKGDITVVIDEKHGKPLAIGFALIDGDEMTKRERGRAVKNIHYVGDKVWNLDL; encoded by the coding sequence ATGAAAGTTAAAAAAAGACACTTTCTTAAGAAGAAGGAAATAAAAAAAATTAAAGATAAGCTAGATGAATACTCAGAAATAATTTCAGAAGATTCAAATGTCGAGATAGCATATACCACTGAATTTCCATTAATTTTGGTGAATAAAGAGCCTTTTGCAATATTATACAATGAAAAAATTATCCCTACTCTTAAGGCAATAATTAAAACAAATATCAAACCTAAAAAGAAAGTAATTGTTGATATGGGGGCTATAAAGTATATATCAAATGGTGCAGACGTAATGTGTCCCGGAATAGTTAAAGCTGATTCTAAGATAAAAAAAGGAGACATTACAGTAGTAATAGATGAAAAACATGGGAAACCACTAGCTATTGGGTTTGCATTGATTGATGGCGATGAAATGACAAAAAGGGAGCGTGGTAGGGCCGTAAAAAACATACATTATGTAGGAGATAAGGTATGGAATCTAGATTTATAA
- a CDS encoding shikimate dehydrogenase (COGs: COG0169 Shikimate 5-dehydrogenase~InterPro IPR016040: IPR011342: IPR013708: IPR006151~KEGG: msi:Msm_1179 shikimate 5-dehydrogenase, AroE~PFAM: Shikimate dehydrogenase substrate binding domain protein; Shikimate/quinate 5-dehydrogenase~SPTR: O26344 Shikimate dehydrogenase~TIGRFAM: shikimate 5-dehydrogenase~PFAM: Shikimate dehydrogenase substrate binding domain; Shikimate / quinate 5-dehydrogenase~TIGRFAM: shikimate 5-dehydrogenase), with amino-acid sequence MITGKTKVVGVIGDPVEHSLSPVMHNAAFEYYGLDYVYVPFHVKKENLKDAIKGSKALNIKGLNVTIPHKRNVIKYLDWIDDAAKLIGAINTIKFEDDGIKGFNTDGKGAVMALKEVTEIKNKKILILGAGGAARAVAFQLALEGAKNICILNRTVEKAEELAKDINKKTGVKTNSGSLELIEKEIKDTDILIDATPVGMYPNVNQEPLVKAEMMHENLIVNDLVYNPIKTTLLKEAEKAGAKTISGVEMLVYQGAEAFKIWTGMEAPIDVMRQSVLKELK; translated from the coding sequence ATGATAACAGGGAAAACTAAGGTCGTTGGTGTAATAGGTGATCCTGTGGAACACAGTCTTTCTCCAGTCATGCACAATGCAGCATTTGAATATTACGGTTTAGATTATGTATATGTACCATTTCATGTGAAAAAGGAAAATTTAAAAGATGCAATAAAAGGAAGTAAAGCATTAAATATAAAAGGTTTAAATGTAACGATACCTCACAAGAGAAATGTGATAAAATATCTAGATTGGATTGATGACGCTGCAAAACTTATTGGTGCGATAAATACAATAAAATTTGAAGATGATGGTATTAAAGGATTTAATACTGACGGTAAAGGTGCAGTAATGGCTCTAAAAGAAGTAACAGAAATAAAAAATAAAAAAATATTAATACTGGGTGCGGGAGGAGCTGCAAGAGCTGTAGCATTCCAATTAGCATTAGAAGGGGCTAAAAATATATGTATATTAAATAGGACTGTAGAAAAGGCTGAAGAGCTGGCAAAAGATATAAATAAAAAAACAGGTGTTAAAACAAACAGTGGCAGCCTTGAATTAATTGAAAAAGAAATCAAAGATACTGATATATTAATTGATGCAACACCAGTTGGGATGTATCCAAACGTTAATCAGGAACCATTAGTAAAAGCTGAAATGATGCATGAGAATTTAATTGTGAATGATCTTGTTTACAACCCAATTAAAACAACTTTACTAAAAGAAGCAGAAAAAGCAGGGGCAAAAACAATTTCTGGCGTTGAAATGTTGGTATACCAAGGTGCAGAGGCATTTAAAATATGGACTGGAATGGAAGCACCAATCGATGTTATGAGACAGTCAGTTTTAAAGGAATTAAAATGA
- a CDS encoding 4Fe-4S ferredoxin iron-sulfur binding domain protein (InterPro IPR017896: IPR017900: IPR001450~KEGG: mth:MTH278 ferredoxin~PFAM: 4Fe-4S ferredoxin iron-sulfur binding domain protein~SPTR: O26378 Ferredoxin~PFAM: 4Fe-4S binding domain): MKVCEWCMYCGECAGVCPNNAIEVCESSLRFDKKKCNECEFCIKVCPINALSR, translated from the coding sequence ATGAAAGTTTGTGAGTGGTGTATGTATTGTGGGGAATGTGCTGGTGTTTGTCCCAATAATGCCATAGAAGTTTGTGAGTCCTCTTTAAGATTTGACAAGAAAAAATGTAATGAATGTGAATTTTGCATAAAAGTATGTCCTATAAATGCATTGTCAAGGTGA
- a CDS encoding 2,3-di-O-geranylgeranylglyceryl phosphate reductase (COGs: COG0644 Dehydrogenase (flavoprotein)~InterPro IPR011777: IPR003953: IPR003042~KEGG: mth:MTH277 bacteriochlorophyll synthase 43 kDa subunit~PFAM: fumarate reductase/succinate dehydrogenase flavoprotein domain protein~SPTR: O26377 Digeranylgeranylglycerophospholipid reductase 1~TIGRFAM: geranylgeranyl reductase~PFAM: FAD binding domain~TIGRFAM: geranylgeranyl reductase family), which produces MLKTDVLVVGAGPAGSIAARNAAENGAEVILIDKMSEIGTPKRCAEGISAEGLKRVNIKPKKAWITNEITGVRLVSPNNTSVWLTADKVKFPEAGYILERKIFDKYLAMEAARSGAKIKVKTIARGIDKKNDDIIVHAYCMDEKIDIKTKIVIAADGPESRVARWFGLKTHTKVKDMISAAQFEMVNVDIDDSSCIEFYFGNVAPGGYAWIFPKSDDVANVGLGVLNTKTKKSAYEHLLSFVKENPATKNAQPVEFNVGGVPVAGMHKNLVADGLMVVGDAAGQVNPLTGGGLVTGMVGGMLAGKVAAEAIDKDDNSEKMLKKYEELCKKEIGEEIDKYLKVKNYLLSLSDEELDSIAEAFKDIEFDKVSTRELVKKLIKVSPKALVKLGKLI; this is translated from the coding sequence ATGTTAAAAACTGATGTTTTAGTTGTAGGAGCTGGTCCAGCTGGATCTATAGCTGCAAGAAATGCTGCAGAGAATGGTGCTGAAGTTATTTTAATAGATAAAATGTCAGAGATAGGTACACCAAAAAGATGTGCAGAAGGAATTTCTGCTGAAGGTTTAAAAAGAGTGAATATAAAACCAAAAAAAGCTTGGATTACAAATGAAATAACAGGTGTAAGATTAGTATCCCCCAATAATACAAGTGTGTGGCTTACAGCTGACAAAGTTAAATTTCCAGAGGCGGGATATATATTAGAAAGGAAAATTTTTGATAAATATTTGGCAATGGAGGCTGCTAGATCCGGTGCTAAAATAAAAGTTAAAACAATTGCTAGAGGCATTGATAAAAAAAATGATGATATAATAGTTCATGCCTATTGCATGGATGAAAAAATAGATATAAAAACAAAAATAGTTATTGCAGCTGATGGTCCAGAATCTAGAGTTGCTAGATGGTTTGGTTTAAAAACTCACACAAAAGTCAAAGACATGATTTCAGCTGCTCAATTTGAAATGGTTAATGTAGATATAGATGACAGTAGTTGTATAGAATTTTATTTTGGTAATGTGGCACCTGGAGGCTATGCCTGGATATTTCCAAAATCTGATGACGTAGCAAATGTTGGGCTTGGAGTTTTAAATACAAAAACTAAGAAAAGTGCATATGAACATCTTTTAAGTTTTGTTAAGGAAAATCCTGCCACCAAAAATGCTCAACCTGTAGAATTTAATGTTGGTGGAGTTCCAGTTGCAGGAATGCATAAAAATTTGGTTGCTGATGGTTTAATGGTTGTTGGAGATGCTGCCGGACAGGTTAACCCCTTAACTGGGGGAGGTCTTGTAACAGGGATGGTAGGCGGAATGCTTGCAGGAAAAGTTGCTGCAGAAGCTATAGATAAAGATGATAATTCTGAAAAAATGTTAAAGAAGTATGAAGAGTTGTGTAAAAAAGAAATCGGAGAAGAAATAGATAAATATTTAAAAGTTAAAAATTATTTATTATCTTTAAGTGATGAGGAGTTAGATTCCATTGCTGAAGCATTTAAAGATATAGAATTTGATAAAGTAAGCACACGTGAACTTGTTAAAAAATTAATAAAGGTTTCTCCAAAGGCCTTAGTTAAACTTGGAAAACTAATTTAA
- a CDS encoding protein of unknown function DUF355 (COGs: COG1839 conserved hypothetical protein~InterPro IPR007153~KEGG: mth:MTH699 hypothetical protein~PFAM: protein of unknown function DUF355~SPTR: O26795 Putative uncharacterized protein~PFAM: Adenosine specific kinase): protein MEIKKINIDVPEETNVIIGQSHFIKTVEDLYEAIVNTVPQAKFGIAFAEASGDRLIRHVGNDEELEKIAIKNMEKIGAGHSFIIYLKNAYPINILQRLKTVPEVVNILCATANPVQVLIVETDQGRSIIGVVDGYTPVGVEKEKDIKKRKKFLRDIGYKF from the coding sequence ATGGAGATAAAGAAAATTAATATTGACGTTCCTGAAGAAACGAATGTAATAATAGGGCAAAGTCATTTTATAAAAACTGTGGAAGATTTATATGAAGCAATTGTAAATACAGTTCCTCAGGCTAAATTTGGGATAGCATTTGCAGAGGCCTCTGGAGACAGATTAATAAGACATGTGGGAAATGACGAAGAGTTAGAAAAGATAGCAATAAAAAACATGGAAAAAATTGGTGCAGGACATTCCTTCATTATTTACTTAAAAAACGCTTATCCCATAAATATACTTCAAAGATTAAAAACAGTGCCTGAAGTAGTAAATATTTTATGTGCTACTGCAAACCCTGTACAAGTATTAATAGTTGAGACAGATCAAGGTCGTAGTATAATAGGAGTTGTTGATGGATATACTCCAGTTGGAGTTGAAAAAGAAAAAGATATAAAAAAGCGAAAGAAATTTCTTAGAGATATTGGATACAAATTTTAA
- a CDS encoding Radical SAM domain protein (COGs: COG0502 Biotin synthase~InterPro IPR006638: IPR013785: IPR007197: IPR010722~KEGG: msi:Msm_1099 hypothetical protein~PFAM: Radical SAM domain protein; biotin and thiamin synthesis associated~SMART: Elongator protein 3/MiaB/NifB~SPTR: B9AF82 Putative uncharacterized protein~PFAM: Radical SAM superfamily) — protein MGKGSKSFVILSTITKISPPMKIVLHSNDESVLRYIPQYGQYLAFLLILLPQFGHFNFLTKKLHGVIMNVIDKIKNFRILELLDKANEITLKKHGNIITLERAIFLSWWCERGDCAFCYMSTQKKRIKDPKKARRNIYSILAEAEICKRIGWNIEFLAGGYGAFTTEEIKEIAEKIYEITGKPVWLNIGITTDLDKYGEEVEGITGALETANLELHKKVCPSKPQEKILQMLEKADELGFKKGITIILGIGEKVEDLKYLFEIIENYKIDRITFYSLNPHKGTIFENTPQPASLYYAGTVAATRITFPKLKIICGTWIDNLANIGPLILAGANGLTKFPLFSMFGNRYGKRVEEEVKWCGRKLKGTFTDISRLTKGSCDNKIKPFVDRYIMRCLSKARRN, from the coding sequence GTGGGAAAAGGAAGTAAATCTTTTGTAATTCTCTCAACAATTACAAAAATTAGTCCTCCTATGAAAATAGTACTCCATTCAAACGATGAATCAGTTTTAAGATATATACCACAATATGGGCAATATTTAGCATTCCTACTTATTTTATTACCACAATTCGGACATTTCAATTTTCTCACCAAAAAATTACATGGTGTAATAATGAATGTCATTGATAAAATAAAAAACTTTAGGATACTTGAACTACTTGACAAAGCCAATGAAATTACATTGAAAAAACATGGAAATATAATAACTTTAGAAAGAGCAATTTTTCTTTCTTGGTGGTGTGAGAGAGGCGATTGTGCATTTTGTTATATGAGTACTCAAAAGAAAAGAATTAAAGATCCTAAAAAAGCTAGAAGAAATATATATTCAATATTAGCTGAAGCAGAAATATGTAAGAGAATAGGTTGGAATATTGAATTCCTGGCTGGAGGTTATGGCGCATTTACAACTGAAGAAATTAAAGAAATAGCTGAAAAAATATATGAAATTACTGGAAAACCTGTTTGGTTAAATATTGGAATTACAACTGATCTTGATAAATATGGTGAAGAAGTAGAAGGAATAACTGGTGCATTAGAGACTGCTAATCTAGAACTCCACAAAAAAGTATGTCCAAGCAAGCCACAAGAAAAAATTCTTCAAATGTTAGAAAAAGCTGATGAACTTGGATTTAAAAAAGGAATAACCATAATACTTGGCATAGGTGAAAAAGTTGAAGATTTGAAATATCTTTTTGAAATAATAGAAAATTATAAAATTGATAGAATTACATTTTATTCCCTAAATCCCCACAAAGGCACTATATTTGAGAATACTCCACAACCAGCATCCCTTTATTATGCAGGCACTGTAGCTGCAACAAGAATTACTTTTCCAAAATTAAAAATTATTTGTGGAACTTGGATTGATAACCTGGCTAACATAGGACCATTGATACTCGCAGGTGCTAATGGATTGACAAAGTTTCCATTATTTTCGATGTTTGGAAATAGATATGGGAAGAGAGTTGAAGAAGAAGTAAAGTGGTGCGGTAGAAAACTTAAAGGAACTTTCACAGATATAAGTCGTCTCACTAAAGGTAGTTGTGATAATAAAATTAAACCTTTTGTTGATAGATATATAATGAGATGTTTATCAAAAGCCAGGAGGAATTAA